A stretch of the Aspergillus puulaauensis MK2 DNA, chromosome 6, nearly complete sequence genome encodes the following:
- the PHO85_3 gene encoding cyclin-dependent serine/threonine-protein kinase phoA (COG:D;~EggNog:ENOG410PGBA;~InterPro:IPR017441,IPR008271,IPR000719,IPR011009;~PFAM:PF07714,PF00069;~SMCOG1030:serine/threonine protein kinase;~antiSMASH:Cluster_6.3;~go_function: GO:0004672 - protein kinase activity [Evidence IEA];~go_function: GO:0005524 - ATP binding [Evidence IEA];~go_process: GO:0006468 - protein phosphorylation [Evidence IEA]), with the protein MTSLQDPQRLHTTSSSSSLLDLASNLVSPKSFLFNAHHKTPPPSLPPQRASTMDKAQQPSSFQQLEKLGEGTYATVFKGRNRQTGELVALKEIHLDSEEGTPSTAIREISLMKELKHESIVSLYDVIHTENKLMLVFEYMDKDLKKYMDTRGDRGQLDQATIKSFMHQLMNGIAFCHDNRVLHRDLKPQNLLINKKGQLKLGDFGLARAFGIPVNTFSNEVVTLWYRAPDVLLGSRTYNTSIDIWSAGCIMAELYTGRPLFPGTTNEDQLQKIFRLMGTPSERSWPGISQLPEYRANFHVYATQDLGLILPQIDPIGLDLLNRMLQLRPEMRISAHEALQHPWFRDLPQLQAQLHQQQQQMAGYGGMMPPQQAY; encoded by the exons ATGACTTCATTACAAGACCCCCAGCGACTGCACAcaacttcctcgtcttcgtccttgCTGGACCTTGCATCCAATCTTGTTTCTCCAAAGTCCTTCCTTTTCAACGCTCACCACAAAACACCCCCTCCTTCACTCCCGCCCCAGCGCGCTTCAACGATGGACAAGGCGCAGCAACCCAGCTCATtccagcagctggagaag ctcgGAGAGGGTACATATGCCACC GTTTTCAAGGGGCGAAATCGCCAGACCGGCGAACTTGTCGCTTTAAAAGAGATTCACCTTGATTCCGAAGAAGGAACACCGTCCACCGCCATTCGCGAAAtctcgttgatgaaggaaCTGAAACATGAGAGCATCGTATCCCTTTACGACGTGATTCATACAGAGAACAAGCTCATGCTTGTGTTTGAATACATGGACAAGGATTTAAAGAAGTACATGGATACCCGGGGCGATCGGGGGCAATTGGACCAAGCTACCATTAAGTCATTCATGCATCAACTTATGAATGGCATTGCATTCTGCCATGACAACCGAGTCCTGCATCGCGATCTCAAGCCACAAAATTTGTTGATCAATAAGAAAGGGCAATTAAAACTAGGGGATTTTGGGCTTGCGCGCGCATTCGGTATCCCTGTCAACACATTCTCGAACGAAGTCGTGACGCTCTGGTACCGTGCTCCGGATGTTCTTCTTGGCAGTAGGACATACAATACGAGTATCGATATTTGGTCCGCGGGTTGTATTATGGCAGAGCTATACACAGGGCGCCCGTTGTTCCCGGGAACAACCAACGAAGATCAACTGCAGAAGATCTTCCGCCTCATGGGAACGCCCTCTGAGCGCTCCTGGCCTGGTATCTCCCAGCTTCCGGAGTACAGAGCCAATTTCCATGTTTATGCCACACAAGACCTCGGCCTAATCCTTCCCCAAATTGACCCGATCGGCCTTGATCTGTTGAATAGAATGCTCCAACTACGACCGGAGATGCGCATCAGTGCCCATGAGGCCCTTCAACATCCTTGGTTCCGTGACCTTCCACAGCTACAAGCACAGTtgcatcagcagcagcagcaaatggCTGGGTATGGGGGAATGATGCCGCCTCAACAAGCGTATTAG
- a CDS encoding PQ-loop repeat-containing protein (COG:S;~EggNog:ENOG410PG68;~InterPro:IPR006603;~PFAM:PF04193;~TransMembrane:7 (o13-34i46-67o73-95i213-232o252-270i291-314o334-360i);~antiSMASH:Cluster_6.3) produces MFPPQSLNIDLEALSGICGSISIACWVVVFSPQIIENFRRGSADGLSLLFLVVWLAGDVFNILGAFLQGVLPTMIILAVYYTLADIVLLGQCFYYRGFTLSDDVSSSSGADEPDEIETPSPVISRKPNEQTSLLSTHATHQTYNASASASNSRTPNANGVVSAPLLSQSHRRHSASSFLHPTVDGTHLSPATPFVEPSKPSRKARTISTLQSVLLNLSAVALVCVAGILGWYVSRSAPAKHEKHKTHHNDTLSFDTLGQVFGYLCAVLYLGSRLPQILLNYKRKSTDGVSFLFFLFACIGNLTYVLSILAYSPVCEWARHCKDDELGKLYGRYILVNLSWLIGSFGTLFLDMVIFLQFFLYQDSDARSTMVVS; encoded by the exons ATGTTTCCCCCTCAAAGTCTTAATATCGACCTGGAGGCCTTGAGTGGGATCTGTGG CTCTATCTCGATTGCTTGCtgggtcgtcgtcttctcgcCGCAGATCATTGAGAACTTCCGCCGCGGCTCTGCCGATGgcctttccctccttttTCTTGTAGTCTGGCTGGCAGGAGATGTTTTCAACATACTTGGTGCTTTCCTGCAGGGTGTCCTGCCAACGATGATCATCCTGGCGGTCTATTACACCCTCGCCGACATCGTGCTGCTTGGCCAGTGCTTTTACTACCGTGGTTTCACTCTCAGCGATGATgtgtcttcctcttccggGGCAGACGAGCCTGACGAAATAGAGACTCCCTCACCGGTCATTTCAAGAAAACCAAACGAGCAAACATCTCTTCTCTCCACACACGCTACCCACCAAACCTACAACGCCAGCGCAAGTGCATCGAACTCAAGGACGCCCAATGCCAATGGCGTGGTTTCAGCGCCACTACTGTCGCAAAGCCATCGCAGACACTCAGCCTCTTCGTTCCTCCACCCAACTGTCGATGGGACgcatctctctcctgcaacCCCATTCGTTGAACCGTCAAAACCGTCGCGCAAAGCAAGAACGATCTCGACCCTCCAGTCTGTCCTCTTAAATTTATCTGCCGTTGCCCTCGTCTGCGTTGCAGGAATACTAGGCTGGTATGTCAGCCGCTCTGCGCCGGCCAAACACGAGAAGCATAAAACCCACCACAATGACACCCTCTCCTTTGATACACTCGGCCAGGTCTTCGGATATCTGTGTGCGGTTTTGTATCTCGGATCGCGGCTCCCTCAAATTCTTCTCAACTACAAGCGCAAATCCACGGACGGTGtatccttcctcttcttcctcttcgcctgTATCGGGAATCTCACGTATGTACTGTCGATTCTAGCCTACTCACCTGTATGTGAGTGGGCCCGCCACTGCAAGGACGATGAGCTTGGAAAGCTATATGGCCGGTATATACTTGTGAATTTGTCCTGGCTGATTGGGAGCTTCGGCACGCTGTTTTTGGATATGGTCATCTTTCTTCAATTCTTTTTGTATCAGGATAGCGATGCGCGATCGACGATGGTTGTTTCTTGA
- a CDS encoding putative cAMP receptor-like protein (COG:S;~EggNog:ENOG410PICE;~InterPro:IPR017981;~PFAM:PF11710,PF00002;~TransMembrane:5 (o37-55i67-85o109-133i251-272o292-312i);~antiSMASH:Cluster_6.3;~go_component: GO:0016021 - integral component of membrane [Evidence IEA];~go_function: GO:0004888 - transmembrane signaling receptor activity [Evidence IEA];~go_process: GO:0007166 - cell surface receptor signaling pathway [Evidence IEA]), with protein sequence MANVATLISQSGIGAGTSSNLCQMQAFLIQWFMPADALWTFAMAFNVYLTFFRKYNSEQLRRLEWKYIVLCYGLPFIPAFTYFFIRSPSRGKIYGSAILWCWVAPSWDILRIALFYGPVWFVIFVTLAIYARIGKLVWRRRRQLKEAGGLDTTIDVSIPDDPPFSKITEIRITREDAAPFHLEEAGPSIGHNSSFAYIQSSHRPYSVNVQAGIALPAEVQLETIRSDISPDSRPPDDEPYHHSRTASEVNAATWAYTKYAMLFFVALLVTWVPSTVNRVYAFAYPDVSNFGLNYASSFVLPLQGFWNSLIYMSISWRCFKSAFANFRISPFGHAYSGADLRRPSSGNESTRRLTV encoded by the exons ATGGCCAATGTCGCAACTCTCATCTCGCAGTCTGGTATCGGAGCGGGCACGAGTAGCAATCTATGTCAGATGCAAGCTTTCTTGATTCAGTG GTTTATGCCCGCCGACGCCCTATGGACTTTCGCCATGGCGTTCAACGTCTATCTCACCTTCTTTCGGAAATATAACTCAGAGCAACTGCGACGCCTGGAGTGGAAGTACATTGTATTATGTTATGGCCTACCATTCATACCTGCATTTACATATTTCTTTATAAGGAGTCCATCTCGAGGCAAGATTTATGGCTCAGCTATA CTCTGGTGCTGGGTGGCCCCGTCATGGGACATCCTACGTATTGCGCTCTTCTACGGCCCGGTGTGGTTCGTCATTTTCGTGACCTTAGCAATATATGCGCGAATAGGTAAACTTGTTTGGCGACGGAGACGACAGCTCAAGGAAGCAGGGGGCCTCGATACAACGATTGACGTGTCTATCCCGGATGATCCACCTTTTTCTAAGATTACAGAAATTCGGATTACAAGGGAAGACGCAGCCCCCTTCCACTTGGAGGAGGCTGGTCCCTCCATAGGGCACAACTCTAGCTTTGCTTATATTCAGTCGTCACATCGGCCCTACTCAGTGAATGTCCAGGCAGGAATCGCTCTGCCCGCCGAGGTTCAACTCGAGACGATACGCAGTGACATCTCTCCCGACAGCCGTCCTCCAGATGATGAGCCCTATCACCATTCGAGAACTGCATCTGAGGTAAACGCCGCAACTTGGGCGTATACTAAGTATGCCATGCTGTTCTTTGTGGCGTTGCTCGTTACCTGG GTGCCCTCGACAGTCAATCGCGTCTACGCATTCGCTTACCCCGACGTATCCAATTTCGGTCTGAATTATGCATCGAGCTTTGTCCTTCCGCTGCAGGGCTTTTGGAATAGCCTGATATATATGTCCATATCATGGCGCTGCTTCAAGTCCGCTTTTGCCAATTTTCGTATTAGTCCATTTGGGCATGCATACTCCGGTGCTGACTTGCGACGTCCGTCGAGTGGAAATGAAAGCACTCGCAGATTAACGGTCTAA
- a CDS encoding PMF1/NNF1 family protein (COG:S;~EggNog:ENOG410PPB9;~InterPro:IPR007128;~PFAM:PF03980;~antiSMASH:Cluster_6.3;~go_component: GO:0000818 - nuclear MIS12/MIND complex [Evidence IEA]), which translates to MAERANNSRREDQSPSPPPQPPIAQTPGPRVTRLQDIYSQALARTLRSNSYANFASCFPTPAKHVPASLESVWRQLNAKLEESAVAEFDDILIERDAISQLNELDRLVGEAKARKQGVENERKEHAGGDDEMEEDEKEGNVPPHTLPPEELFRAHLTPQLEKTKGVLEGKIQVTETQNVELAQRVQAQRAEIERLLAGLETVVADVEGAAAAATEYGSSNTLRKEALQMDEEVKTSSDI; encoded by the exons ATGGCTGAAAGAGCCAATAATTCCCGCCGGGAAGACCAATCGCCCTCCCCACCCCCTCAGCCACCCATCGCGCAAACCCCCGGACCCCGCGTCACCCGCCTGCAGGATATCTACTCGCAAGCGCTCGCACGCACACTCCGCTCGAATTCCTATGCCAATTTCGCGTCTTGCTTTCCGACGCCGGCGAAGCATGTCCCCGCTAGTCTGGAGAGTGTATGGCGCCAGCTCAATGCGAAGTTAGAGGAAAGCGCGGTGGCCGAGtttgatgatattctgatCGAAAGAGACGCGATTTCACAATTGAACGAGCTGGATCGATTAGTTGGGGAGGCGAAAGCCAGAAAGCAAGGGGTCGAGAATGAGAGGAAAGAGCATGCTGggggagatgatgagatggaagaagatgagaaagaGGGCAATGTGCC ACCGCATACATTACCACCGGAGGAGCTATTTAGGGCTCATTTAACACCGCAGttggagaagacgaagggAGTTCTAGAGGGCAAGATACAGGTTACCGAGACGCAGAATGTGGAGTTGGCACAGCGGGTACAGGCCCAGCGGGCTGAGATTGAGCGCCTGCTAGCCGGCTTGGAGACGGTAGTTGCGGATGTTGAAGGTGCCGCGGCCGCAGCGACTGAGTATGGGAGCAGTAATACCCTTCGGAAGGAGGCTTTACAAATGGACGAAGAGGTCAAGACAAGCTCGGATATATAA
- a CDS encoding putative SIR2 family histone deacetylase (COG:B,K;~EggNog:ENOG410PGAI;~InterPro:IPR029035,IPR003000,IPR026590,IPR026591;~PFAM:PF02146;~antiSMASH:Cluster_6.3;~go_function: GO:0070403 - NAD+ binding [Evidence IEA]), which yields MTAPAIRIPFTGPLAPPIIVPPSASSVSGAIDAFLNFLTAAPSPYLRGVDVGRNSQSVLLTGAGISVASGLADYRGENGTYVTNKTYRPIYFHEFATRHESRKRYWARSFVGWPGLAKAKPNSTHWAVKELGAKGYVSSVITQNVDSFHQIAHTEIPSVELHGYLRSVVCLSCRNQFPRAEFQKSLEKLNPAWAEFLAKMVHSGALDVNNQEEQQRMGLKLNADGDVELPGAPYSTFRYPSCPACLEKPPRLEDGTAARVEVEKDGAWLPTSKAGILKPAVIMFGENIDPAVKPAAEEAIDDAGRLLVLGTSLATYSAWRLVERAYKRGMPIGIINLGGVRNESILVNEADKSSDIVSRYTRCSLNSDSILPFIASQLPNLSR from the coding sequence ATGACGGCTCCAGCAATCCGAATCCCCTTCACCGGCCCATTAGCCCCACCGATCATTGTTCCGCCGTCCGCCAGTTCAGTGTCGGGGGCAATCGATGCTTTCCTCAACTTCCTGACCGCGGCGCCGTCGCCTTACCTTCGCGGAGTTGATGTGGGACGAAACTCCCAGAGTGTCCTTCTGACGGGGGCCGGAATCTCGGTAGCGTCTGGACTGGCGGATTACCGGGGCGAAAATGGCACGTACGTCACGAACAAGACATATCGGCCGATATATTTCCATGAATTCGCAACTCGACATGAGTCACGAAAGAGATACTGGGCTCGCAGTTTTGTCGGATGGCCTGGTCTTGCAAAAGCAAAGCCAAATTCAACTCACTGGGCAGTCAAAGAGCTCGGCGCCAAAGGTTACGTTAGCTCGGTGATCACACAAAACGTCGACTCGTTCCATCAAATAGCTCATACTGAGATCCCGTCGGTTGAACTACACGGATACCTGAGgtctgttgtttgtttgagCTGTCGGAATCAGTTCCCGAGAGCTGAGTTCCAGAAGTCTctcgagaagctcaaccCGGCATGGGCAGAATTCCTAGCGAAGATGGTCCACAGCGGAGCTCTTGATGTAAATAACCAAGAGGAACAACAGCGCATGGGATTAAAGCTCAACGCAGACGGCGATGTTGAGCTGCCAGGGGCACCTTATTCCACATTTCGCTACCCTTCGTGTCCGGCTTGCCTCGAGAAACCTCCGCGGCTTGAGGATGGAACCGCCGCgagggttgaggttgaaaaGGATGGGGCTTGGCTACCCACGTCGAAGGCGGGTATTTTGAAACCTGCGGTGATCATGTTCGGAGAGAACATCGACCCGGCTGTCAAGCCAGCCGCAGAAGAAGCCATTGACGACGCGGGAAGATTACTCGTCCTTGGAACGTCGTTAGCCACATACTCCGCATGGAGGTTAGTGGAAAGAGCCTACAAAAGGGGGATGCCGATTGGCATTATCAACCTTGGAGGCGTTCGAAATGAATCAATCCTGGTCAATGAAGCGGACAAAAGCAGCGATATAGTTTCGCGATATACCCGCTGCAGCCTCAACTCTGACTCCATCTTACCATTCATTGCGTCCCAACTGCCAAATCTCTCGCGTTAA